A region of Sphingomonas crusticola DNA encodes the following proteins:
- a CDS encoding histone deacetylase family protein, whose amino-acid sequence MYGVFDPVQRDHVPAQELHNGGWMPHSDVPARADMIVAALPPLAPAQDFGLEPILAVHDPDYIEFLRTGYQRWQASGRPGQAIGYTWPVVARQPRKLDRIDALLGRFSFDAATPLGPGTWEAVYGGAQTALTALQAVLDGRDPYAFALCRPPGHHAGADYLGGYCYLNNAAIAAEAATRAGRRVAVLDVDYHHGNGTQDIFWRRGDVFFASIHADPATDYPFFWGHADEVGEDAGAGATLNLPLPQGTDLAAYMPALETALARIGAFGADLLIVSFGADTFEGDPISHFAIRTEDYRAIASRIAELGLPVLIVMEGGYAVDALGDNVASFLSGFDAAA is encoded by the coding sequence ATGTACGGGGTGTTCGATCCGGTCCAACGCGATCACGTACCGGCCCAGGAACTGCACAATGGCGGCTGGATGCCGCATTCGGACGTTCCGGCGCGGGCCGACATGATCGTCGCCGCGCTACCGCCGCTGGCGCCGGCGCAAGACTTCGGACTCGAACCCATCCTCGCGGTGCATGATCCGGATTATATCGAGTTCCTGCGCACCGGCTACCAACGCTGGCAGGCGAGCGGCCGCCCGGGGCAGGCGATCGGCTATACCTGGCCGGTGGTGGCGCGGCAGCCGCGCAAGCTCGATCGTATCGATGCGCTGCTCGGCCGCTTCAGCTTCGATGCCGCCACGCCGCTCGGCCCCGGCACGTGGGAGGCGGTCTATGGCGGCGCGCAGACGGCATTGACGGCGTTGCAGGCTGTGCTCGACGGACGCGACCCGTACGCCTTTGCCCTGTGCCGGCCGCCCGGCCATCATGCCGGCGCCGACTATCTCGGCGGCTATTGCTATCTCAACAATGCCGCCATCGCGGCCGAAGCGGCAACCCGCGCGGGCCGTCGCGTGGCGGTGCTGGATGTCGATTATCATCATGGCAACGGTACCCAGGACATCTTCTGGCGACGCGGCGACGTCTTCTTCGCCTCGATCCACGCCGATCCGGCGACCGATTATCCCTTCTTCTGGGGCCATGCCGACGAGGTCGGCGAGGATGCGGGTGCGGGCGCCACGCTCAACCTGCCTTTGCCGCAAGGGACCGACCTGGCGGCCTATATGCCCGCGCTCGAAACCGCGCTCGCCCGCATCGGCGCTTTCGGCGCGGACCTGCTGATCGTGTCGTTCGGCGCGGATACGTTCGAGGGCGATCCGATCAGCCATTTCGCGATCAGGACCGAGGATTATCGCGCGATCGCCTCCCGGATCGCAGAGCTCGGCCTACCTGTGCTGATCGTCATGGAAGGCGGCTATGCCGTCGACGCACTCGGCGACAATGTCGCCAGCTTCCTGAGCGGGTTCGACGCAGCCGCCTAG
- a CDS encoding DUF1611 domain-containing protein translates to MTDAQTAARDSVGRDLSAAAGASALALPTPYLLFLGDVTEPGFAKTAFGLRDWAGDKCIGEYSSSPDAVTTGLPRLTPAEAAAKGARAMVIAVANSGGYIPPSWHPALIEAIEAGLDIIAGMHVRLTAVSGLAEAAGKHGRRLIDVRTPPADIPVGNGRKRSGKRLLTVGTDCALGKKYTALALADAFAARGVDSDFRATGQTGIMIAGGGIPMDAVVSDFEAGAAELLSPDAAPDHWDVIEGQGSLLHPAYAGVSLGLLHGSQPDVFVVCHEPGRSVVLGTAGYSVPTVEEIIELTTMLGRRTNPAIRCGGIAYNTAALSDDEAAQVMADDSKRLGLPVADPIRRGAAFDRLVANCLGDA, encoded by the coding sequence ATGACGGACGCGCAAACGGCCGCGCGCGATAGCGTTGGCCGCGACCTTTCCGCAGCGGCGGGTGCCAGCGCTTTGGCCTTGCCCACGCCCTACTTGCTGTTCCTTGGCGACGTTACCGAACCGGGTTTCGCCAAGACCGCCTTCGGCCTGCGCGACTGGGCCGGCGATAAATGTATCGGCGAATATTCGTCAAGCCCCGACGCGGTGACGACTGGCCTGCCGCGGCTGACGCCCGCGGAAGCGGCCGCCAAGGGTGCCCGCGCAATGGTGATCGCGGTGGCCAATAGCGGCGGTTACATCCCGCCGAGCTGGCACCCGGCCTTGATCGAAGCGATCGAGGCGGGGCTGGACATCATCGCCGGCATGCACGTGCGCCTCACGGCCGTATCGGGTCTTGCCGAGGCAGCGGGCAAGCATGGGCGGCGTCTGATCGACGTGCGCACGCCGCCCGCCGACATTCCGGTCGGTAACGGCCGCAAGCGCAGCGGCAAACGGCTCCTGACGGTCGGCACGGATTGCGCGCTCGGCAAGAAATATACGGCGTTGGCGCTTGCCGACGCTTTCGCCGCGCGCGGCGTCGACAGCGATTTCCGCGCGACGGGGCAGACCGGGATCATGATCGCGGGCGGCGGCATACCGATGGACGCGGTGGTGTCGGATTTCGAGGCGGGAGCGGCGGAATTGCTGTCGCCCGACGCCGCGCCGGATCATTGGGATGTGATCGAGGGTCAGGGATCGTTGCTCCACCCCGCTTATGCAGGCGTTTCGTTGGGGCTCCTCCACGGCAGCCAGCCAGACGTATTCGTGGTCTGCCACGAGCCGGGGCGGAGCGTCGTGCTCGGGACGGCGGGCTATAGCGTGCCCACGGTCGAGGAGATTATCGAGCTGACGACAATGCTCGGGCGGCGGACCAATCCCGCCATACGCTGCGGCGGCATCGCCTATAACACCGCCGCGCTCAGCGACGACGAGGCCGCGCAGGTGATGGCGGACGATAGCAAACGATTGGGCCTGCCCGTGGCCGATCCGATCCGGCGCGGCGCCGCCTTCGACCGGTTGGTCGCCAACTGCCTCGGCGACGCATGA
- a CDS encoding serine hydrolase, with product MTAPRRSLACRIALSALLMTMPSIAAAAPPAGLADQIEQLRRDIGIPAVGISIVEDGKITFAKGFGVKRLGSTERVDADTIFPNGSTGKAFTVAALAVLVDQGKLKWDDRVIDHMPWFAMYDPWVTREMTVRDLLVHRSGLGLGQGDLLMVPRTNLTRRESVQRLRFMKPATSFRSAYAYDNILYMAAGQLIEEISGETWEAFVAKHVLKPAGMTNSVSDSAPRFATANRAWPHARLNGPFRGVGDQSVLNERDELGRNAAPAGGLAVSPNDMARWMLIQLGHGKLPEGNGRLFSEAASAEMWKPVVPLPISQLPGPLKDASPNFDAYALGWDVQDYKGAKIVSHSGAVFGFQALVVLIPEKNVGFTMLINSEDGELIKGMQYVLLDHYLGKPTQDWPAAWRAFKRERQARAIAALNQPSAQPAKVGPSLPQATYAGNYADPWYGPISIREEAGKLRIDFKQTPRMTGTLEHWQYDSFRTRWDDPAIEPAFVTFAIGPTGKIDRVTMKAVSPLVDFSWDYQDLLFTPVAAAAGK from the coding sequence ATGACCGCACCCCGCCGTTCACTCGCCTGCCGCATCGCGCTTTCGGCTTTGCTGATGACGATGCCGTCGATCGCAGCCGCCGCGCCTCCCGCAGGACTGGCCGACCAGATCGAGCAATTGCGCCGCGACATCGGCATTCCGGCGGTCGGCATCTCGATCGTCGAGGATGGCAAGATCACCTTCGCAAAGGGATTCGGGGTTAAGCGGCTGGGGAGCACGGAGCGGGTCGACGCCGACACGATCTTCCCCAACGGCTCGACCGGGAAGGCATTCACGGTCGCGGCGCTGGCGGTACTGGTCGATCAAGGCAAGCTGAAATGGGACGATCGCGTGATCGACCATATGCCCTGGTTCGCAATGTACGATCCGTGGGTGACGCGCGAGATGACGGTGCGCGACCTTCTCGTCCACCGCAGCGGCTTGGGCCTCGGTCAGGGCGACCTGCTGATGGTGCCGCGCACGAACCTTACCCGCCGCGAAAGCGTACAGCGGCTGCGCTTCATGAAGCCGGCGACGAGCTTTCGCAGCGCCTACGCCTACGACAATATCCTCTACATGGCGGCCGGCCAGCTGATCGAGGAAATCAGCGGCGAGACATGGGAGGCGTTCGTCGCCAAGCATGTGCTCAAGCCCGCAGGCATGACCAATTCGGTGAGCGACAGCGCGCCGCGTTTCGCCACCGCCAACCGCGCCTGGCCGCATGCGCGGCTCAACGGGCCGTTCCGCGGCGTCGGCGATCAATCGGTACTCAACGAGCGCGACGAGCTTGGCCGCAATGCCGCGCCGGCCGGGGGGCTGGCGGTTAGCCCCAACGACATGGCGCGCTGGATGCTGATCCAGCTCGGCCACGGCAAATTGCCGGAGGGCAATGGCCGCTTGTTCAGCGAGGCCGCCTCGGCCGAGATGTGGAAGCCGGTCGTGCCGCTGCCGATCTCGCAATTGCCCGGACCGCTCAAGGATGCGTCGCCGAACTTCGATGCGTACGCGCTCGGCTGGGATGTGCAGGATTATAAGGGCGCCAAGATCGTCTCGCACAGCGGCGCGGTGTTCGGCTTCCAGGCTCTGGTGGTGCTGATCCCGGAAAAGAATGTCGGCTTCACCATGCTGATCAATTCGGAAGACGGCGAGCTGATCAAGGGCATGCAATATGTGCTGCTCGATCATTATCTCGGCAAGCCGACCCAGGATTGGCCGGCGGCGTGGCGCGCGTTCAAGCGCGAGCGACAGGCGCGCGCGATTGCCGCGCTTAACCAGCCGAGCGCGCAGCCGGCCAAGGTTGGTCCGTCGCTGCCGCAGGCGACCTATGCCGGTAACTATGCCGATCCCTGGTACGGGCCGATCTCGATCCGCGAAGAAGCGGGCAAATTGCGTATCGACTTCAAGCAGACGCCGCGCATGACCGGCACGCTCGAACATTGGCAATATGACAGCTTCCGTACGCGCTGGGACGACCCCGCGATCGAGCCCGCTTTCGTTACCTTCGCGATCGGGCCGACGGGCAAGATCGATCGCGTGACGATGAAGGCGGTGTCGCCGCTGGTCGACTTCAGCTGGGACTATCAGGACCTGCTGTTCACGCCGGTGGCGGCCGCAGCCGGCAAGTAG
- a CDS encoding serine hydrolase domain-containing protein codes for MSWIRALTCAALACTAPAALVAAPQRHVAVTASNIAGLADFVDGLVAGQIASREVAGAVVTVVANGRVLFTHGYGLANIATRTPVDAQHTLFRPGSVSKLFTWTALAQQIEQGRIDLDADVNRYIDFKIPDFQGAPIRVRDLMSHSPGMSDVSGIIVASPDKLTPYQQFLKTHVPARLWPAGTEIAYSNYGAALAGYIVERVSGEPFADYVERHIFRPLGMNSTTFREPLPAALEPHMAAGHRLVDGQLVPKSYEYVSSIMPAGSAAATAPDMARFMLAMLSGGALDGKRILRPATVALLERNSLANVPGLPGIAHGYLVYREAGPRLVGHAGNTGDFHSDLILAPEKGIGFFVSFTGGQGSSIARTELRDALIGRLFPQTPAPLYTGSAPAPPLGAYRDNRRDYSRPANPEHDLKVTMPSPRVVLVTAEGIKTAYEQIGPLEYQQITGARAGGPYDRLKFYGGPKDWRFSLASHPYETYHLVKAD; via the coding sequence ATGTCCTGGATACGTGCCCTCACCTGCGCCGCGCTCGCATGCACCGCACCCGCCGCTCTCGTCGCCGCACCGCAGCGGCATGTTGCCGTAACAGCCAGCAACATCGCCGGGCTTGCCGACTTCGTCGACGGACTGGTCGCGGGCCAGATCGCCAGCCGCGAGGTCGCCGGAGCCGTGGTGACGGTGGTCGCCAACGGCCGGGTGCTATTCACGCACGGTTATGGTCTCGCCAATATCGCGACCCGCACGCCGGTCGATGCACAGCATACGCTGTTCCGCCCCGGTTCGGTGTCGAAACTGTTCACCTGGACGGCGCTGGCGCAACAGATCGAGCAGGGTCGTATCGATCTCGACGCGGACGTAAATCGCTACATCGACTTCAAGATTCCGGACTTCCAGGGCGCTCCGATCCGCGTCCGCGACCTCATGTCGCATAGCCCCGGCATGAGTGACGTCAGCGGAATCATCGTCGCTTCGCCGGACAAGCTCACGCCCTATCAACAGTTTCTGAAGACGCACGTACCCGCCCGTTTATGGCCCGCCGGCACGGAGATCGCCTATTCCAATTATGGCGCGGCGCTCGCCGGTTACATTGTCGAACGGGTCTCGGGCGAGCCCTTCGCGGATTATGTCGAGCGCCACATCTTCAGGCCGTTGGGCATGAACTCGACCACTTTTCGCGAGCCGCTGCCGGCCGCCCTGGAGCCCCATATGGCGGCGGGTCACAGGCTGGTCGACGGACAGCTGGTACCCAAGTCCTACGAATATGTGAGTTCGATCATGCCGGCCGGATCGGCAGCGGCGACGGCGCCGGATATGGCCCGCTTCATGCTGGCGATGCTGAGCGGGGGCGCACTCGACGGCAAGCGCATCCTGCGCCCCGCGACGGTGGCGCTGCTCGAGCGAAATTCGCTGGCCAACGTCCCGGGCCTGCCGGGCATCGCCCATGGCTATCTGGTCTATCGCGAGGCAGGGCCGCGGCTGGTGGGTCATGCCGGCAATACCGGCGACTTCCATTCCGACCTTATCCTCGCGCCGGAAAAAGGCATCGGCTTCTTCGTCTCCTTCACCGGCGGGCAAGGCAGCTCGATCGCGCGGACGGAGTTGCGCGATGCGCTGATCGGCCGTCTGTTTCCGCAGACGCCGGCGCCGCTTTACACCGGCAGCGCCCCGGCGCCGCCGCTCGGCGCCTATCGCGACAATCGCCGCGATTATTCGCGTCCAGCCAATCCCGAGCATGATCTCAAGGTAACGATGCCGAGCCCGCGCGTGGTTCTCGTTACCGCCGAAGGGATCAAGACCGCCTACGAGCAGATCGGGCCGCTGGAATATCAGCAGATCACCGGCGCGCGCGCCGGCGGCCCCTATGACCGGCTCAAATTCTATGGCGGGCCGAAGGACTGGCGCTTCTCCTTGGCCTCGCATCCCTACGAAACCTACCATCTCGTCAAAGCCGATTGA